The following coding sequences lie in one Bacteroidota bacterium genomic window:
- a CDS encoding tetratricopeptide repeat-containing sensor histidine kinase, translating into MKTNNISRLLPIIILVMLCVAAFPANNPDSLRKVYQQAKPSEKRLLALNLARALIPDSMETAKEILHHAGKELSQMKPAEKAEYYNVQALWYWFSRNYDSAVNFAIRTTLLDTTAVPAQLRAEALNNAGTLHNILGNLDSSIHYAKLALKLDEQRNNKVGMAKSHYDLAARYRKLGHFELAARHGIQSVKLHEEIGNNERLFHSLNALGNIFIDLEDTANALKTFYKAIDVANQIGKPRLIALVHNNISGAMIEFNKPRNAYSHAKEAIRIAEENKIDEFLFQSYLNAAKSGAALGFKKEAETYVLKAFQQQPARYKLDYSEGYLIKSQLMLDWGQTDSADFYAKHALMLARENEQKNPMYKTLLLQSKIDSIKGNHYEALKNYKLAIDLKDKILSNQHKSRIEELMLVYETEKMEAENSHLASLNLFKNKVILNQKIVIVIIVLLLLFAVYLMWKLNSMRLVLKHQNEVISRSNDQLTELNKTKDKFLSVIAHDLKGPFNALLGLLDILTNEYHSVTDEERLELLKSLEKTSQNTYALLVNLLDWAKGQREGFKFNPSQFEVSSAVQEVFEVLQYRAKQKQHKLINAVPENSQCFFDRNVMISVLINLVNNSIKFTPHGGTISVTWHTNDDGKHVICVEDNGIGIPADKIERLFELDNQLKRKGTDQESGTGLGLVLVKEFLEVGGAHISVQSTEGKGSRFCIILP; encoded by the coding sequence ATGAAGACCAACAATATCTCCCGACTACTGCCAATCATCATTTTGGTAATGCTGTGTGTGGCTGCCTTTCCAGCCAACAATCCGGATAGTTTAAGGAAGGTATATCAGCAAGCCAAACCCTCCGAGAAAAGACTCCTGGCTTTAAATCTGGCCCGTGCACTCATTCCCGACAGCATGGAAACCGCAAAAGAAATTCTCCACCATGCAGGTAAGGAATTATCGCAAATGAAGCCGGCTGAGAAAGCAGAGTATTATAATGTACAAGCGCTTTGGTATTGGTTCAGCCGAAATTATGACAGTGCAGTCAATTTTGCCATACGTACCACCCTGCTCGACACTACTGCCGTGCCTGCCCAGCTGCGCGCTGAAGCCCTGAACAATGCCGGCACCCTCCATAATATTCTGGGCAACCTTGATTCTTCGATACACTATGCCAAGCTGGCATTAAAGCTTGATGAACAGCGTAATAACAAAGTTGGGATGGCAAAATCGCATTACGACCTAGCAGCGCGCTACAGAAAACTTGGGCACTTTGAGCTTGCGGCCAGGCACGGGATACAGAGTGTTAAGCTACACGAAGAAATTGGCAACAATGAAAGACTGTTTCACAGCCTGAATGCTTTGGGAAACATCTTCATTGATCTTGAGGATACCGCAAATGCATTGAAAACATTCTACAAGGCTATTGATGTAGCGAATCAAATCGGAAAGCCAAGGTTGATTGCTTTGGTTCACAACAACATTTCCGGAGCAATGATTGAATTCAACAAACCCAGAAACGCTTACAGCCATGCCAAAGAAGCCATTCGCATTGCTGAGGAAAACAAGATTGATGAATTTCTTTTCCAGTCATACTTAAATGCCGCCAAATCTGGTGCTGCATTAGGATTTAAAAAGGAGGCCGAAACATACGTGTTGAAGGCTTTTCAGCAACAACCCGCACGCTACAAACTAGACTACAGCGAGGGTTATCTGATCAAGTCCCAGCTTATGTTGGATTGGGGGCAAACTGACTCAGCAGATTTTTATGCAAAACACGCATTGATGCTGGCCAGGGAAAATGAGCAGAAAAACCCAATGTATAAAACACTCCTTCTGCAATCAAAAATTGACAGCATTAAAGGCAACCACTATGAAGCACTGAAAAATTATAAGCTTGCCATTGACTTAAAAGATAAAATTCTCAGCAACCAGCACAAATCCCGTATTGAAGAATTGATGCTGGTTTACGAAACAGAAAAGATGGAGGCTGAAAATTCGCACCTGGCCTCATTGAATCTGTTCAAAAACAAAGTTATCCTCAATCAAAAGATTGTGATCGTAATTATTGTGCTGCTGTTGTTGTTTGCTGTTTATCTGATGTGGAAGCTAAACAGCATGCGCCTGGTGCTCAAACATCAGAACGAAGTGATCAGCCGGTCGAACGATCAACTTACTGAGCTGAACAAAACCAAAGACAAATTTCTTTCTGTAATTGCACACGACCTGAAAGGTCCATTTAACGCCTTGCTCGGATTACTGGACATTTTGACCAATGAGTATCATAGTGTGACAGATGAAGAAAGACTTGAATTGCTGAAAAGCCTTGAAAAAACAAGCCAAAACACTTACGCCCTCCTTGTCAACCTCCTGGATTGGGCCAAAGGACAGCGCGAAGGCTTCAAATTTAATCCTTCACAATTCGAGGTATCGTCGGCAGTGCAAGAAGTTTTCGAAGTTCTGCAATACAGGGCAAAACAGAAGCAACATAAGTTGATCAATGCCGTTCCGGAGAACTCACAATGCTTTTTCGACCGCAATGTAATGATCAGTGTGTTGATCAACCTTGTGAACAATTCCATCAAGTTCACTCCCCACGGAGGCACGATCAGCGTAACATGGCACACCAACGATGATGGCAAGCATGTCATTTGCGTGGAAGACAACGGTATTGGTATTCCGGCTGATAAGATTGAAAGGCTGTTTGAGCTCGACAACCAGTTAAAGCGAAAAGGCACTGACCAGGAGTCGGGTACGGGGCTGGGTCTGGTGCTCGTCAAAGAGTTTCTCGAGGTTGGTGGTGCGCACATCAGTGTGCAAAGCACCGAGGGCAAGGGAAGCAGGTTTTGCATCATCCTGCCCTGA
- a CDS encoding DUF2147 domain-containing protein encodes MLIMLGSLLLLPGSEIRAQFKADDILGVWLNQDKDAHIELFKRDGKVYGKVVWLKEPIDPDTGKPKVDKHNPDPALRSRPSLGLEILKGFTFNGKSEWSGGEIYDPKSGKTYSSYMNFDGQNKNVLKLRGYIGISLIGRTATWTRVK; translated from the coding sequence ATGCTCATCATGCTGGGCAGCCTGCTGCTTCTGCCCGGTTCGGAAATCAGGGCACAATTCAAGGCCGACGATATCCTCGGCGTCTGGCTGAATCAGGATAAAGATGCACACATTGAGCTTTTTAAGCGCGACGGTAAAGTTTATGGTAAAGTGGTATGGCTGAAAGAACCCATCGATCCTGATACGGGCAAGCCCAAAGTGGACAAGCACAATCCCGATCCGGCGCTGCGCTCGCGGCCTTCACTTGGTTTGGAGATTCTTAAGGGATTCACTTTCAATGGAAAATCAGAGTGGTCGGGGGGTGAAATTTACGATCCAAAGAGTGGCAAAACCTACAGCAGCTATATGAATTTCGACGGTCAAAATAAAAACGTGCTCAAACTTCGGGGCTACATCGGCATTTCGCTCATTGGCCGCACCGCCACCTGGACGAGGGTAAAATAG
- the lnt gene encoding apolipoprotein N-acyltransferase: MANRILNVPQIAHLFGLSLAGGVLLNLAWAPHRYTFLVFFSLVPFLWVARRFNDRPAKVFTALYAGFFVFHLLAGWWMYSSTLVGSLLAHLLNAFLPAAALTLWASLTNGRLQPVTRALLFIGIWLSMEWLNAIWMFAWPWFQLGHVFGERPEWVQWYRFTSSSGGSLWVLITNYLLFSLLNANFRARPMLLFVSLMVVTIPVLVSGALRTNEESPEVTRVAVVQPNIHPAREKFNGMDAAAQLQKALQLLGRVALKSVDYVVFPETMIVEPVDEDRLHENQHIRRIENLLDSLQVRAVLTGAFTSRQGSWHPADANKAMGLHQKEVRYNSLLYIGSDSIKIYHKEKLVPLVEKQPLLWLIGPFREFVERSGGFFGSYGTHNVSGHFMLENNNIVVPMICFESAFSCHPSHDARPGFVALVTNDGWWSSSGGYLQHLNLARIRAIERGQWIVRAANTGVSGLISPEGQLVASLNYEEDGVLVGEVGFRSASTISCVVQNAIRLIAFLILLAGMGVSFFARMQSLWQKKLF, encoded by the coding sequence ATGGCAAACCGGATCCTCAATGTGCCCCAGATAGCGCACTTGTTTGGCCTTAGCCTGGCAGGCGGGGTTTTGCTTAACCTGGCCTGGGCACCGCACCGCTACACTTTTCTCGTGTTTTTTTCGCTTGTACCTTTCCTCTGGGTTGCCAGGCGCTTCAACGATCGGCCCGCTAAGGTTTTTACTGCACTTTATGCTGGTTTTTTCGTTTTTCACCTGCTGGCGGGATGGTGGATGTATAGTTCCACACTGGTTGGCAGCCTGTTGGCGCATCTGCTGAATGCCTTTCTGCCTGCCGCTGCCCTGACCCTCTGGGCCAGCCTGACGAACGGACGTTTGCAGCCGGTTACCAGGGCACTACTGTTTATAGGGATATGGCTCTCGATGGAATGGCTCAATGCCATCTGGATGTTTGCGTGGCCATGGTTCCAGCTTGGCCATGTTTTTGGCGAAAGACCCGAATGGGTTCAGTGGTACAGGTTTACTTCCTCGAGCGGGGGGTCGCTTTGGGTCTTAATCACAAACTATTTGTTATTCAGCTTGTTAAATGCAAATTTTCGTGCGCGGCCGATGCTATTGTTCGTAAGCCTGATGGTTGTTACGATTCCAGTACTGGTTTCAGGGGCGTTGCGTACGAATGAGGAAAGTCCTGAAGTTACCAGGGTGGCTGTGGTTCAACCGAATATTCATCCTGCCAGAGAAAAATTCAACGGCATGGATGCTGCAGCACAGTTGCAGAAGGCATTGCAGCTGCTCGGGAGAGTCGCGTTGAAATCAGTGGATTATGTGGTTTTCCCGGAAACCATGATCGTTGAACCGGTGGATGAGGACAGACTGCACGAAAACCAGCATATCCGGCGTATTGAAAATCTGCTGGATTCGCTTCAGGTCAGGGCAGTGCTTACTGGTGCTTTCACAAGCCGGCAAGGCAGCTGGCATCCTGCTGACGCTAACAAAGCAATGGGTTTGCACCAAAAGGAAGTGCGCTACAACAGTCTGCTATACATTGGCAGCGATAGCATTAAAATTTATCATAAAGAAAAGTTGGTTCCGCTGGTCGAAAAGCAGCCCCTGCTCTGGCTCATCGGGCCATTTCGTGAGTTTGTCGAGCGCAGTGGTGGTTTTTTCGGAAGCTATGGCACGCACAATGTGTCAGGTCATTTTATGCTCGAAAACAACAATATCGTTGTGCCGATGATCTGTTTTGAGTCGGCGTTCTCATGTCATCCTTCCCACGACGCCAGGCCCGGTTTTGTGGCGCTGGTCACCAACGACGGCTGGTGGTCGAGTTCCGGTGGGTATCTGCAGCACCTTAATCTGGCCCGTATTCGTGCCATCGAACGTGGACAATGGATAGTGCGGGCAGCCAACACCGGAGTATCAGGCCTGATCAGCCCTGAAGGACAACTGGTGGCCAGCCTGAATTATGAAGAAGATGGAGTGTTGGTGGGTGAAGTGGGTTTCAGGTCGGCCAGCACGATTTCATGCGTTGTGCAAAATGCGATACGTTTAATTGCATTTTTGATCCTGTTGGCAGGCATGGGGGTAAGCTTTTTTGCACGAATGCAGTCATTATGGCAAAAAAAATTATTTTAG
- a CDS encoding tyrosine--tRNA ligase, with amino-acid sequence MQKNFVEELRWRGMIHDLTPGTEDQLNKEMTAAYVGIDPTADSLHIGHLVSIMMLKHFQLCGHKPIALIGGATGMIGDPSGKSHERNLLDEQTLRYNQECLKKQLARFLDFESQAPNKAELVNNYDWMKDYTFLGFIRDIGKHITVNYMMSKDSVKKRLSAESGSGMSFTEFTYQLVQGYDFLYLYQHYNCKLQMGGADQWGNITTGTELIRRKLGHENEAFALTCPLITKADGGKFGKTETGNVWLDANRTSPYAFYQFWLNCSDEDAEKYIRIFTLLEKQEIEALIETHRNAPHMRQLQKTLASEVTKMVHGEAELQKAEDASQILFGKGTTEMLRQLDEATLLSVFDGVPLSHISSEVFQNATDLVDLLTTHGAVFSSKSEARRLIKENAVSINKEKVAEQTQPHPDMLLNGKYILVQKGKKHYHLLVIQ; translated from the coding sequence ATGCAGAAAAATTTCGTCGAAGAACTCCGTTGGAGGGGCATGATTCACGACCTGACACCGGGTACAGAAGATCAGCTCAACAAAGAAATGACCGCAGCCTATGTGGGCATCGACCCTACTGCCGACTCGCTGCACATCGGCCATCTGGTAAGCATCATGATGCTCAAGCATTTTCAGCTTTGCGGCCACAAACCCATTGCCCTGATCGGCGGCGCCACCGGCATGATTGGCGACCCTTCGGGCAAGTCGCATGAACGCAACCTGCTGGATGAGCAAACACTTCGCTACAACCAGGAGTGCCTCAAAAAACAGCTTGCCCGCTTTCTGGACTTCGAGAGCCAAGCTCCAAACAAAGCCGAGCTGGTGAACAACTACGACTGGATGAAAGATTACACCTTTCTGGGTTTCATCCGCGATATCGGCAAACACATCACTGTCAACTACATGATGTCGAAAGACTCTGTGAAAAAGCGCCTATCGGCCGAAAGTGGCAGTGGCATGTCGTTCACCGAGTTCACCTATCAGCTCGTTCAGGGGTACGACTTTCTTTACCTGTATCAGCACTACAACTGCAAGCTGCAGATGGGCGGAGCCGACCAATGGGGCAACATCACCACCGGCACCGAGCTGATCCGGCGTAAACTCGGCCACGAAAACGAGGCCTTTGCCCTCACCTGCCCGCTGATAACCAAGGCCGACGGAGGAAAATTCGGCAAAACCGAAACCGGAAATGTCTGGCTCGATGCCAACCGCACCAGCCCATATGCTTTTTACCAGTTCTGGCTCAATTGTTCGGATGAGGATGCCGAAAAATACATCCGGATATTCACCCTGCTCGAAAAACAGGAAATCGAAGCTTTGATCGAAACACATCGCAATGCCCCGCACATGAGGCAGTTGCAGAAGACTCTAGCATCGGAAGTGACCAAAATGGTGCATGGCGAAGCTGAGCTGCAAAAGGCCGAAGATGCCAGCCAGATCCTGTTCGGAAAAGGCACAACCGAAATGCTGCGCCAGCTCGACGAAGCCACCCTGCTCAGCGTGTTCGACGGCGTGCCTCTGAGCCACATTTCATCAGAAGTGTTTCAAAATGCCACCGACCTGGTTGACCTGCTCACCACACATGGGGCAGTGTTCAGCTCGAAAAGCGAAGCACGCCGGCTTATCAAGGAAAACGCCGTTTCGATCAACAAAGAAAAGGTGGCGGAGCAAACCCAACCGCACCCCGACATGCTGCTCAACGGCAAATACATCCTCGTACAAAAGGGCAAGAAACATTATCACCTGCTGGTAATACAGTAA
- a CDS encoding outer membrane beta-barrel protein gives MKKLSFVFALIFLLAIPPSYAQPFGGGLRAGMNASQIAGDGMSGYHKAGFSGGFLLYYYTSADFRLQFELGYTRKGSARQPDPEDPAIRQFLRQLNYVEMPLLTVFGLGKLEAEAGLSADWLTHAGEKIDGYPNNNFNLADWRKICFNSVLGLRYRLSEHFVVFTRSTNSLHSIRKNSVPGNVRRFSRKFGEYNDVLSFGLSWEMNRPSAK, from the coding sequence ATGAAAAAACTGTCTTTTGTTTTTGCTCTGATTTTCCTGCTGGCCATTCCACCTTCCTATGCTCAGCCTTTTGGCGGTGGATTAAGGGCCGGAATGAATGCCTCTCAGATTGCCGGCGATGGCATGTCGGGCTACCACAAGGCTGGTTTTTCGGGCGGATTTTTGCTTTACTATTACACCTCGGCTGATTTCAGGCTGCAGTTCGAACTGGGCTATACCCGTAAAGGCTCGGCCCGCCAACCCGACCCCGAAGACCCGGCCATCCGCCAGTTTTTGCGACAGCTCAACTATGTTGAGATGCCCTTACTGACGGTGTTTGGCTTAGGGAAACTGGAGGCTGAAGCCGGGCTTTCGGCCGACTGGCTCACCCATGCCGGCGAAAAGATTGACGGTTATCCGAACAACAATTTCAACCTTGCTGACTGGAGAAAGATATGCTTCAACAGCGTGTTGGGCCTGCGCTACCGGCTGTCGGAGCATTTCGTGGTTTTTACGCGTTCAACCAACTCACTTCATTCCATTCGGAAAAACAGCGTACCCGGAAACGTGCGCCGTTTCAGCCGCAAATTCGGAGAATACAACGATGTACTCAGCTTTGGCTTAAGCTGGGAGATGAACCGTCCGTCGGCAAAATGA
- a CDS encoding thioredoxin family protein has translation MALTPTRQIPLGFKAPDFLLPDMISGRKLSFQDIKGEKGTLVMFICNHCPYVKHVIHELVRLGKDYLPKGIGFVAINSNDALKYPEDSPELMKEFAARHGFPFPYLYDETQDVARAYEAACTPDFDLFDANDLCVYRGRLDGARPGNEVPVTGEDMRRALDQLLAGMPVPAEQLPSMGCNIKWK, from the coding sequence ATGGCACTGACACCCACAAGGCAGATTCCACTTGGCTTCAAGGCTCCTGATTTTTTGCTGCCCGATATGATTTCGGGACGCAAGCTCAGCTTTCAGGATATCAAAGGCGAAAAAGGCACACTGGTGATGTTTATTTGCAACCACTGCCCCTACGTAAAGCATGTAATTCATGAACTGGTCCGACTGGGCAAAGATTATTTACCTAAAGGCATTGGTTTTGTGGCTATTAACTCCAACGACGCCCTGAAATACCCCGAAGACTCGCCCGAGCTCATGAAGGAGTTTGCAGCCCGGCATGGGTTTCCGTTTCCATACCTCTACGACGAAACACAGGATGTAGCCCGGGCTTATGAAGCTGCGTGCACGCCCGATTTCGACCTGTTCGATGCCAACGATCTGTGTGTCTATCGCGGACGGCTCGACGGAGCCAGGCCGGGCAACGAGGTGCCGGTAACGGGCGAAGATATGCGCAGGGCGCTCGATCAGCTTCTGGCAGGCATGCCTGTACCTGCCGAACAACTGCCCTCAATGGGCTGCAATATCAAGTGGAAATAA
- the queG gene encoding tRNA epoxyqueuosine(34) reductase QueG, which produces MACTPAHIRDIIVEQANLLGFDDVGIARAEMLPTHAAYMEEWLGKGYQGTMSYLERNREKRYDPRLLHEGTISVVTVLQNYYPAEQPENQDNFKIAKYALGKDYHQVIRDKLRLMLKAIEAQTGPLKARAFTDSAPVLDRAWAEKCGLGFIGKNTCLIHPRKGSFFFIGHLFLPLEVEEKTETITDYCGTCRRCIDACPTGALVAPHQLDANKCISYLTIEYRGELPGNLREKFSGYIFGCDICQDVCPWNRFAKPHREPLFTLRDELRQMRRDDWLKLDEQKFDELFKDSAVQRTGYEGLKRNISFVSGENFNPLHETQQKHQ; this is translated from the coding sequence ATGGCATGCACGCCAGCACATATCCGGGATATCATCGTCGAACAGGCAAATTTGCTGGGTTTTGACGATGTGGGGATAGCCAGGGCAGAAATGTTGCCCACGCACGCCGCCTACATGGAAGAATGGCTTGGCAAAGGATATCAGGGAACCATGAGTTACCTGGAGCGCAACCGCGAAAAACGTTACGATCCCCGACTCCTGCACGAGGGTACAATAAGCGTTGTAACGGTTCTTCAGAATTATTATCCCGCTGAACAACCTGAAAATCAGGATAATTTCAAAATAGCGAAGTATGCCCTCGGCAAAGATTACCATCAGGTGATCCGCGACAAGCTGCGGCTGATGCTCAAAGCCATCGAAGCGCAAACCGGACCGCTCAAGGCCAGGGCATTCACCGATTCGGCGCCTGTGCTCGACCGCGCCTGGGCCGAAAAATGCGGACTCGGATTCATCGGCAAAAACACCTGCCTGATTCATCCGCGCAAAGGCTCATTCTTTTTCATTGGTCACCTGTTTCTGCCCCTCGAGGTGGAGGAAAAAACAGAAACCATTACCGATTATTGCGGCACCTGCCGCCGTTGTATTGATGCCTGCCCCACAGGTGCGCTTGTGGCACCGCATCAGCTCGACGCCAACAAATGCATCTCATACCTCACCATCGAATACCGTGGCGAATTGCCTGGAAACCTGCGCGAAAAGTTCTCGGGATATATCTTTGGATGCGACATCTGTCAGGATGTTTGTCCCTGGAACAGGTTTGCCAAACCTCATCGCGAACCCTTGTTTACCCTGCGCGACGAACTCAGGCAAATGCGCCGCGACGACTGGCTGAAGCTTGATGAGCAAAAGTTTGATGAACTTTTTAAGGACAGCGCTGTTCAACGTACGGGTTATGAGGGACTGAAACGCAACATAAGTTTTGTTTCCGGTGAGAACTTCAACCCATTGCATGAAACACAACAAAAACATCAATAG
- the ruvB gene encoding Holliday junction branch migration DNA helicase RuvB: MSKNPRNQHLDAEGAAMSQAEREIEKALRPDAFASFVGQEKVTDNLRVFVQAARQRGEALDHVLLHGPPGLGKTTLSHIIANELGVNIKVTSGPVLDKPGDLAGLLTNLEENDVLFIDEIHRLSPVVEEYLYSAMEDFRIDIMIETGPNARSVQIGLNRFTLIGATTRSGLLTSPLRSRFGISSRLEYYDAQTLSGIIRRSASILNVPISEEAAFEIARRSRGTPRIANLLLRRVRDFAQIKGNGRIDMPIAQYALQALNVDQHGLDEMDNRILQAIVEKFKGGPVGINTIATAVGEEAGTIEEVYEPFLIKEGYIMRTPRGREATDLAYRHLGRTRRPDQPTLF; the protein is encoded by the coding sequence ATGAGCAAAAACCCACGCAATCAGCACCTCGATGCCGAGGGTGCTGCAATGAGTCAGGCTGAGCGCGAGATCGAAAAGGCGCTGCGACCCGACGCTTTTGCCAGTTTTGTGGGTCAGGAAAAGGTGACAGATAACCTGAGGGTGTTTGTGCAGGCAGCCCGCCAGCGTGGCGAAGCCCTCGACCATGTGTTGCTGCATGGCCCGCCCGGACTTGGAAAAACCACCCTGTCGCACATCATTGCCAACGAACTGGGTGTCAACATCAAAGTTACTTCAGGGCCTGTGCTCGACAAGCCCGGCGACCTGGCCGGCTTGCTTACCAACCTCGAAGAGAATGATGTGCTTTTTATTGACGAAATCCACAGGCTAAGTCCCGTTGTGGAGGAGTACCTCTATTCGGCTATGGAGGATTTTCGCATCGATATCATGATCGAAACCGGCCCGAATGCCCGCAGTGTGCAGATAGGTCTGAATCGCTTTACGCTTATAGGTGCCACCACGCGTTCGGGCCTGCTCACCAGTCCGTTGCGCAGCAGGTTTGGCATCTCGTCGAGGCTGGAATATTACGATGCCCAAACCCTCTCGGGCATCATTCGCCGCTCGGCTTCCATCCTCAATGTGCCCATCAGCGAGGAGGCTGCCTTTGAAATTGCCCGGCGAAGCCGGGGCACGCCGCGTATTGCAAACCTGCTCCTGCGCCGGGTGCGCGATTTTGCACAAATCAAAGGCAATGGCCGCATCGACATGCCCATAGCCCAATATGCCCTGCAGGCGCTCAACGTGGACCAACATGGCCTCGACGAGATGGATAACCGCATCCTGCAAGCCATTGTCGAGAAATTTAAAGGCGGACCGGTTGGTATCAATACCATTGCCACTGCCGTGGGCGAAGAAGCCGGAACCATCGAAGAGGTTTATGAGCCATTTCTGATCAAGGAGGGCTACATCATGCGTACCCCACGCGGACGCGAAGCCACTGACCTGGCTTACAGGCACCTGGGCAGGACACGCCGTCCCGATCAACCTACCCTTTTTTGA
- a CDS encoding universal stress protein, which translates to MKNLLIAFDFSKNALKTLEYALRVANKTQANLHLVWVDSSSTPDNVLNIDQELRIETRKLLDEIIPSFEARLHNKHINTLLRKGKVYQEVANAARLIEADIVFAGTHGVSGYEQFWIGSNAYRIVTGSPCPVLTVRGDYEIGPEVISRIVLPLDSTPETRQKLPVAANIAALFGAEVLPLLIYNSPLNSIRKRMRSYGDEAVKCLNERNIPNRLTEVEADQMVSTILDFARSEQADLITIMTEQSGTSGSMFLGPYAQQIINYSVIPVLSIQSKSV; encoded by the coding sequence ATGAAAAACCTGCTCATAGCCTTCGACTTTTCGAAAAACGCCCTGAAGACGCTCGAATATGCCCTCAGGGTAGCCAACAAGACACAGGCCAATCTGCATCTGGTGTGGGTTGACAGCAGCAGCACCCCCGACAATGTGCTGAATATTGACCAGGAGCTCCGCATCGAAACACGCAAGTTGCTCGACGAGATCATTCCCTCCTTCGAGGCAAGGCTGCACAACAAACACATCAACACCCTCCTGCGCAAAGGAAAAGTGTATCAGGAAGTGGCCAATGCAGCCAGGCTGATTGAAGCCGACATTGTTTTTGCCGGCACCCATGGGGTGAGCGGCTACGAGCAGTTCTGGATTGGCAGCAATGCCTACCGCATTGTAACAGGCTCGCCTTGTCCGGTGCTTACCGTGAGGGGAGACTACGAAATTGGCCCTGAGGTGATCAGCCGCATTGTGCTGCCGCTCGACAGTACGCCCGAGACCCGCCAGAAACTTCCGGTAGCTGCAAATATTGCTGCCCTGTTTGGTGCCGAGGTATTGCCGCTGCTCATTTACAACAGCCCCCTCAACAGCATCAGAAAACGCATGCGCTCATACGGCGACGAAGCCGTGAAATGCCTGAACGAACGCAACATACCCAACCGCCTGACCGAAGTTGAAGCCGACCAGATGGTGAGCACCATTCTCGATTTTGCTCGCAGCGAGCAGGCCGATCTGATTACCATTATGACCGAACAAAGCGGGACCTCGGGCAGCATGTTCCTCGGGCCTTACGCACAACAAATCATCAATTATTCGGTTATTCCTGTCCTGAGCATTCAATCCAAATCAGTCTGA
- a CDS encoding SPOR domain-containing protein has translation MMLRLIITVILGLVTFAAEAQQGNVRVSAPPQLDTLLKISRNNPQLQPIEGFRIQIFMESGNAAVDRAQAAMARFQEFFPNDRTYLSFGQPYYRVRVGDYRTRLEAEGKLQQISKIFSQAFITKELIEPPPLSEFTNQNQQP, from the coding sequence ATGATGTTGCGCCTGATTATCACAGTTATTCTTGGCTTGGTGACTTTTGCAGCTGAAGCCCAGCAGGGAAATGTAAGGGTTTCGGCCCCGCCCCAGCTCGATACATTATTGAAAATCAGCCGCAACAACCCTCAGCTGCAGCCCATCGAAGGCTTCAGGATACAGATCTTCATGGAGTCGGGCAATGCCGCTGTGGATCGTGCCCAGGCTGCCATGGCCCGCTTCCAGGAGTTTTTTCCCAACGACCGCACTTACCTGAGTTTTGGTCAGCCCTACTACCGTGTCAGGGTGGGCGATTACCGCACCCGCCTCGAAGCCGAAGGTAAACTTCAGCAAATCAGCAAAATATTTAGTCAGGCCTTCATCACCAAAGAACTCATCGAACCGCCGCCATTATCCGAGTTCACAAACCAAAACCAACAGCCATGA